Proteins from one Athalia rosae chromosome 8, iyAthRosa1.1, whole genome shotgun sequence genomic window:
- the LOC125502074 gene encoding probable glutamate--tRNA ligase, mitochondrial, producing MHKVQRSPLSSFNLKTFSKRFASSPTGCPHLGRLSTALYNYPFAQADQGDFILCLKDTNQTELVRNATVTQCLDNELGLLEQDRRGLGKH from the exons ATGCACAAAGTGCAGCGTAGTCCACTCTCCTCCTTCAATCTCAAAACGTTTTCCAAGAGGTTTGCTTCGAGTCCGACAG GTTGCCCGCACCTCGGACGACTCAGTACAGCTCTGTACAACTATCCATTTGCTCAGGCAGACCAAGGAGATTTTATTCTGTGCTTGAAAGACACGAATCAAACAGAACTTGTACGAAATGCTACCGTTACACAATGTTTAGACAATGAACTGGGGCTCTTAGAACAGGACCGTCGAGGCTTAGGCAAACACTGA
- the LOC105686203 gene encoding WW domain-containing adapter protein with coiled-coil homolog isoform X1: MVMHARKPQRISDGYFEKHQAHPYQNAKYSSSKGGYSSSTTSSDSRYEGRMRDSPNGNSYSPAGGMGMGMGADRDSPRSYPAKPLYKKERENRDYKLSSSRDKYSDCARSPKDKRSRETRDSEHRTNHDRSGAEILHPLKLSSNSSRDSSSQRKPAHNSCQDKRGDERGGVMERTARFGDWSEHMSSSGKKYYYNCKTEVSQWEKPREWIIRTETRQRQSNDYSSRSSHDKHSNSRSNTSGSNVRDGKSSRQSDKREYWGSCGGSSGGSSREDISIRERERDKERERERERERESCREEVGVERQAQDMDISPGDSTPTSEPLTSSTHDTLPQGPVLLATALPRLTSHPPSTPQTPGKLSSPTQQQGNSNAPGPPVSLASLPRLLSQITGNKEQPDITPQKALQTIQTAIMLSRQQSGSSDRGNGGNDVMAPLKVDTTGNVASEGPPTPTHSETQDCIDARKLTSPGGTNTGVQALSSLQGLGTLSSLGNLGNGGGLQALSRVQPPLTPSLTPSLANHYREDLTQHVRAFPADILEKQAQKLSEEAHTMGSLQCTRVSAELKTARSIVRLTEIQATLQEQRILFLRQQIQTLEELKSQNSFMSDDS; encoded by the exons ATGGTAATGCATGCAAGGAAACCACAAAGGATTAGCGATGG GTACTTTGAAAAGCACCAGGCCCATCCCTATCAG AACGCTAAGTACAGCAGTTCGAAGGGTGGCTATTCATCGTCGACCACGTCGTCAGACAGCCGTTACGAGGGTCGGATGCGCGATTCCCCCAATGGAAACTCGTACAGTCCGGCAGGAGGTATGGGAATGGGTATGGGAGCAGACCGAGATAGTCCCCGTAGCTATCCAGCAAAACCTCTTTacaagaaggagagagaaaacagaGACTACAAGCTATCCTCCTCCAGGGACAAGTATTCAG ATTGTGCACGATCCCCAAAAGACAAGAGGAGCCGGGAAACCAGGGACTCCGAGCACAGGACCAACCATGATAGGAGCGGTGCAGAG ATTTTACATCCCTTAAAGTTATCATCAAACTCATCACGCGATTCCTCCTCTCAACGGAAACCAGCACATAATTCCTGTCAG GATAAACGGGGTGATGAGCGGGGTGGCGTAATGGAGAGAACCGCACGATTCGGAGACTGGTCGGAGCACATGAGCTCGTCTGGGAAAAAGTATTACTACAATTGCAAGACGGAAGTCTCGCAATGGGAGAAACCCAGAGAATGGATCATCCGGACAGAGACTCGGCAGCGCCAATCCAACGATTACTCCTCTAGGTCAA GTCACGATAAACATTCCAACTCAAGATCAAATACTAGCGGTAGCAACGTACGGGATGGCAAGTCATCGCGCCAGTCGGATAAACGAGAGTATTGGGGCTCGTGTGGTGGAAGTAGCGGCGGTAGTAGCAGGGAAGATATTTCAATTAGAGAACGAGAACGTGACAAAGAACGCGAAAGAGAacgtgaaagagaaagagaatccTGCAGGGAGGAGGTGGGAGTGGAACGCCAGGCACAAGATATGGACATCTCGCCGGGCGACTCCACACCCACCTCGGAACCCCTAACTTCTAGTACTCACGATACACTGCCACAAGGGCCTGTACTCCTTGCAACTG CACTACCTCGTCTGACTTCGCACCCACCGTCTACACCGCAAACACCTGGAAAGCTGAGTTCTCCGACCCAGCAACAAGGAAACAGTAATGCCCCGGGACCACCTGTTTCCCTCGCCAGTCTCCCCAGACTCTTATCCCAAATCACTGGCAACAAGGAACAACCGGACATCACGCCACAAAAAGCACTGCAAACAATACAAACGGCAATCATGTTGTCACGCCAA CAGTCAGGGAGCAGCGACAGAGGTAACGGTGGCAACGACGTGATGGCCCCTCTGAAAGTAGATACGACAGGTAACGTGGCGAGCGAGGGACCACCGACCCCGACTCATTCGGAGACCCAGGACTGTATCGATGCCCGAAAGT TGACAAGTCCTGGCGGTACAAATACCGGCGTACAAGCCCTGAGTTCTCTGCAAGGTTTGGGTACACTCTCATCGTTAGGTAATCTAGGTAACGGAGGTGGTTTGCAAGCGCTGTCCAGGGTGCAGCCGCCGCTTACCCCATCCCTCACACCCTCGCTAGCCAATCATTACCGAGAGGACCTGACGCAGCATGTGCGTGCTTTTCCTGCTGACATCCTCGAAAAacag GCGCAAAAACTCAGCGAGGAAGCACACACGATGGGGAGCCTGCAGTGTACACGTGTCTCCGCAGAGCTCAAAACAGCCCGATCAATTGTGAGGCTAACGGAGATCCAGGCAACACTACAGGAACAAAG GATATTATTTCTACGTCAACAAATTCAGACGTTGGAAGAGTTAAAATCCCAAAATTCCTTCATGTCTGACGATTCTTAG
- the LOC105686203 gene encoding WW domain-containing adapter protein with coiled-coil homolog isoform X2, whose protein sequence is MVMHARKPQRISDGYFEKHQAHPYQNAKYSSSKGGYSSSTTSSDSRYEGRMRDSPNGNSYSPAGGMGMGMGADRDSPRSYPAKPLYKKERENRDYKLSSSRDKYSDCARSPKDKRSRETRDSEHRTNHDRSGAEILHPLKLSSNSSRDSSSQRKPAHNSCQDKRGDERGGVMERTARFGDWSEHMSSSGKKYYYNCKTEVSQWEKPREWIIRTETRQRQSNDYSSRSSHDKHSNSRSNTSGSNVRDGKSSRQSDKREYWGSCGGSSGGSSREDISIRERERDKERERERERERESCREEVGVERQAQDMDISPGDSTPTSEPLTSSTHDTLPQGPVLLATALPRLTSHPPSTPQTPGKLSSPTQQQGNSNAPGPPVSLASLPRLLSQITGNKEQPDITPQKALQTIQTAIMLSRQSGSSDRGNGGNDVMAPLKVDTTGNVASEGPPTPTHSETQDCIDARKLTSPGGTNTGVQALSSLQGLGTLSSLGNLGNGGGLQALSRVQPPLTPSLTPSLANHYREDLTQHVRAFPADILEKQAQKLSEEAHTMGSLQCTRVSAELKTARSIVRLTEIQATLQEQRILFLRQQIQTLEELKSQNSFMSDDS, encoded by the exons ATGGTAATGCATGCAAGGAAACCACAAAGGATTAGCGATGG GTACTTTGAAAAGCACCAGGCCCATCCCTATCAG AACGCTAAGTACAGCAGTTCGAAGGGTGGCTATTCATCGTCGACCACGTCGTCAGACAGCCGTTACGAGGGTCGGATGCGCGATTCCCCCAATGGAAACTCGTACAGTCCGGCAGGAGGTATGGGAATGGGTATGGGAGCAGACCGAGATAGTCCCCGTAGCTATCCAGCAAAACCTCTTTacaagaaggagagagaaaacagaGACTACAAGCTATCCTCCTCCAGGGACAAGTATTCAG ATTGTGCACGATCCCCAAAAGACAAGAGGAGCCGGGAAACCAGGGACTCCGAGCACAGGACCAACCATGATAGGAGCGGTGCAGAG ATTTTACATCCCTTAAAGTTATCATCAAACTCATCACGCGATTCCTCCTCTCAACGGAAACCAGCACATAATTCCTGTCAG GATAAACGGGGTGATGAGCGGGGTGGCGTAATGGAGAGAACCGCACGATTCGGAGACTGGTCGGAGCACATGAGCTCGTCTGGGAAAAAGTATTACTACAATTGCAAGACGGAAGTCTCGCAATGGGAGAAACCCAGAGAATGGATCATCCGGACAGAGACTCGGCAGCGCCAATCCAACGATTACTCCTCTAGGTCAA GTCACGATAAACATTCCAACTCAAGATCAAATACTAGCGGTAGCAACGTACGGGATGGCAAGTCATCGCGCCAGTCGGATAAACGAGAGTATTGGGGCTCGTGTGGTGGAAGTAGCGGCGGTAGTAGCAGGGAAGATATTTCAATTAGAGAACGAGAACGTGACAAAGAACGCGAAAGAGAacgtgaaagagaaagagaatccTGCAGGGAGGAGGTGGGAGTGGAACGCCAGGCACAAGATATGGACATCTCGCCGGGCGACTCCACACCCACCTCGGAACCCCTAACTTCTAGTACTCACGATACACTGCCACAAGGGCCTGTACTCCTTGCAACTG CACTACCTCGTCTGACTTCGCACCCACCGTCTACACCGCAAACACCTGGAAAGCTGAGTTCTCCGACCCAGCAACAAGGAAACAGTAATGCCCCGGGACCACCTGTTTCCCTCGCCAGTCTCCCCAGACTCTTATCCCAAATCACTGGCAACAAGGAACAACCGGACATCACGCCACAAAAAGCACTGCAAACAATACAAACGGCAATCATGTTGTCACGCCAA TCAGGGAGCAGCGACAGAGGTAACGGTGGCAACGACGTGATGGCCCCTCTGAAAGTAGATACGACAGGTAACGTGGCGAGCGAGGGACCACCGACCCCGACTCATTCGGAGACCCAGGACTGTATCGATGCCCGAAAGT TGACAAGTCCTGGCGGTACAAATACCGGCGTACAAGCCCTGAGTTCTCTGCAAGGTTTGGGTACACTCTCATCGTTAGGTAATCTAGGTAACGGAGGTGGTTTGCAAGCGCTGTCCAGGGTGCAGCCGCCGCTTACCCCATCCCTCACACCCTCGCTAGCCAATCATTACCGAGAGGACCTGACGCAGCATGTGCGTGCTTTTCCTGCTGACATCCTCGAAAAacag GCGCAAAAACTCAGCGAGGAAGCACACACGATGGGGAGCCTGCAGTGTACACGTGTCTCCGCAGAGCTCAAAACAGCCCGATCAATTGTGAGGCTAACGGAGATCCAGGCAACACTACAGGAACAAAG GATATTATTTCTACGTCAACAAATTCAGACGTTGGAAGAGTTAAAATCCCAAAATTCCTTCATGTCTGACGATTCTTAG